From Camelina sativa cultivar DH55 chromosome 20, Cs, whole genome shotgun sequence, the proteins below share one genomic window:
- the LOC104771533 gene encoding 1,2-dihydroxy-3-keto-5-methylthiopentene dioxygenase 4-like gives MSLRNRSIHTHKRRSVMALEAWFMDDSNEDQRLPHHRNPKEFVSLDYLSELGVLYWKLNPENYENDPELGKIRGERGYDYMDLLDLCPEKVSNYEEKLRNFFTEHIHKDEEIRYCLAGSGYFDVRDKDDRWIRIWMQPGDLIVLPAGIYHRFTLDTSNYIKLMRLFVGEPVWTAYNRPQEEHPVRKQYTKGLTHKFGEAIKAH, from the exons ATGAGTCTCAGAAATCGAAGCATTCACACACACAAACGAAGATCAGTGATGGCTCTTGAG GCATGGTTTATGGATGATAGCAATGAAGATCAGAGACTTCCTCATCATCGTAACCCCAAAGAGTTCGTCTCCTTGGATTACTTGtcag AGTTGGGAGTGTTGTACTGGAAGTTGAACCCTGAGAACTACGAGAATGATCCTGAGCTTGGCAAGATTAGAGGAGAAAGGGGTTACGATTACATG GATTTACTGGATCTGTGTCCTGAGAAAGTCAGCAACTACGAAGAGAAGCTGAGGAACTTTTTCACAGAACACATTCACAAGGATGAAGAGATTCGGTACTGCCTAGCCGGAAGTGGCTACTTTGATGTTAGGGACAAGGATGATCGTTGGATCCGAATCTGGATGCAACCGGGAGATCTCATTGTCCTTCCAGCCGGAATCTACCACAGGTTCACACTCGACACCAGCAACTACATCAAG CTAATGAGGCTGTTCGTGGGAGAACCGGTTTGGACAGCATACAACCGGCCACAGGAAGAACATCCAGTTAGGAAACAGTATACAAAGGGCTTAACACACAAGTTTGGGGAAGCCATTAAAGCTCATTAA